Proteins encoded by one window of Halorubrum ruber:
- a CDS encoding DUF362 domain-containing protein gives MEFPDRSDVDGLIDPQPLPEFARVRYEPRTERLDDPVGAARESLDALDLGDLPAGATVAVGVGSRGIDRIDEVAAAVVDEVAERGFDPVVVPAMGSHGGATPEGQREVLAALGITEESVGAPIDARMAAEELATVSVGDVDLPVYFSEAALAADAVLVVNRVKAHTNFTGPIESGLAKMTVVGLGKQRGAKSFHSTAIAEGYVETLTAALDVIERETPMIGGIALVENFEEETGHVEAVPAGSFLDREPELLERAYDEMPTLPIDDIDLLVVDEIGKEISGAGMDTNVIGRYRVLNAPDPETPDIDLIYVRGLTEATKGNGNGIGLADLTRKRAVDQLDLKKTYANALTSGSLAKSKLPVVAPDDEFALRTALAALGGYDPETVRIVWIRNTQDLGEFRVSEAVVDDLPEAAEVVGRETVGFDGGTAEIEGLADDADA, from the coding sequence ATGGAGTTCCCCGACCGATCCGACGTGGACGGGCTCATCGACCCGCAGCCGCTTCCGGAGTTCGCGCGGGTGCGGTACGAGCCGCGGACGGAGCGCCTCGACGACCCCGTCGGGGCGGCCCGCGAGTCGCTCGACGCGCTCGACCTCGGCGACCTCCCGGCCGGCGCGACCGTGGCCGTCGGGGTCGGCAGCCGCGGCATCGATCGCATCGACGAGGTCGCGGCGGCGGTCGTCGACGAGGTCGCCGAGCGCGGCTTCGACCCGGTCGTCGTGCCCGCGATGGGCAGCCACGGCGGCGCGACCCCCGAGGGGCAGCGCGAGGTGCTGGCGGCGCTCGGGATCACGGAGGAGTCCGTCGGCGCGCCGATCGACGCGCGCATGGCGGCCGAGGAGCTGGCGACGGTGAGCGTGGGCGACGTCGACCTGCCGGTGTACTTCTCCGAGGCGGCGCTCGCGGCCGACGCCGTGCTCGTGGTGAACCGCGTGAAGGCCCACACCAACTTCACCGGGCCGATCGAGAGCGGGCTCGCGAAGATGACCGTCGTCGGACTCGGCAAGCAGCGCGGCGCGAAGTCGTTCCACTCGACGGCGATCGCCGAGGGGTACGTCGAGACGCTGACGGCGGCGCTCGACGTGATCGAGCGCGAGACCCCGATGATCGGCGGGATCGCGCTCGTCGAGAACTTCGAAGAGGAGACCGGCCACGTCGAGGCCGTCCCCGCGGGCTCGTTCCTCGACCGCGAGCCGGAGCTGCTGGAGCGCGCCTACGACGAGATGCCGACGCTGCCGATCGACGACATAGACCTGCTCGTCGTCGACGAGATCGGCAAGGAGATCTCGGGCGCCGGGATGGACACGAACGTCATCGGTCGCTACCGCGTCCTCAACGCGCCCGACCCCGAAACGCCGGACATCGACCTCATCTACGTGCGTGGCCTGACCGAGGCGACGAAGGGGAACGGCAACGGGATCGGGCTGGCCGACCTCACTCGGAAGCGCGCGGTCGACCAGCTCGACCTGAAGAAGACGTACGCGAACGCGCTCACGAGCGGGTCGCTCGCGAAGTCGAAGCTCCCCGTGGTGGCGCCCGACGACGAGTTCGCGCTCCGGACCGCGCTGGCGGCGCTGGGCGGGTACGACCCCGAGACGGTCCGGATCGTCTGGATCCGGAACACGCAGGACCTCGGCGAGTTCCGCGTCTCCGAGGCCGTGGTCGACGACCTCCCCGAGGCGGCGGAAGTGGTCGGCCGCGAGACGGTCGGATTCGACGGCGGAACGGCGGAGATCGAGGGGTTGGCCGACGACGCGGACGCGTAG
- a CDS encoding SDR family oxidoreductase: protein MDLQIDGNAALVTASSSGLGKASAKALAREGVDVVINGRDEERLADAKEEVEAVATGEVVAHSADLTDADEVAALVEATVDEFGTIDHLVTSAGGPPSGAFLDTDDEDWQHAYDLLVMSVVRLARESYPHLKEGDGGTIVNITSRSVKEAIDSLVLSNSVRMSVIGLEKTLSKEFAPEVRANAVLPGPHETSRIRDLVEAAVERGDYDSYEEGLDDWAQNPLGRIGDPMELGNTVAFLSSPKSGYVNGTALPIDGGSTGANL from the coding sequence ATGGACCTACAGATCGACGGGAACGCGGCCCTCGTCACGGCGTCGTCCAGCGGACTCGGCAAGGCATCGGCGAAGGCGCTCGCCCGCGAGGGCGTCGACGTCGTCATCAACGGCCGCGACGAGGAGCGGCTGGCGGACGCGAAAGAGGAGGTCGAGGCGGTCGCGACCGGCGAGGTCGTCGCCCACTCCGCCGACCTCACCGACGCAGACGAGGTCGCGGCCTTGGTGGAGGCGACCGTCGACGAGTTCGGCACGATCGACCACCTCGTGACGAGCGCGGGCGGTCCGCCCTCGGGCGCGTTCCTCGACACCGACGATGAGGACTGGCAGCACGCGTACGACCTGCTCGTGATGAGCGTCGTTCGCCTGGCGCGAGAGTCGTATCCCCACCTCAAGGAGGGCGACGGCGGCACCATCGTCAACATCACCTCCCGCAGCGTGAAGGAGGCCATCGACAGCCTCGTGCTGTCGAACTCGGTCCGGATGAGCGTCATCGGGTTAGAGAAGACCCTCTCGAAGGAGTTCGCGCCGGAGGTACGCGCGAACGCCGTCCTGCCGGGCCCGCACGAGACGAGCCGGATCCGGGACCTCGTCGAGGCCGCCGTCGAGCGCGGCGACTACGACTCCTACGAGGAGGGGCTCGACGACTGGGCGCAGAACCCGCTCGGGCGCATCGGCGACCCGATGGAGCTCGGTAACACGGTCGCGTTCCTCTCGTCGCCGAAGTCGGGGTACGTCAACGGCACCGCCCTCCCCATCGACGGGGGATCGACCGGAGCGAACCTATGA
- a CDS encoding cupin domain-containing protein, translating into MKPVAFDEAETYEPDEGWRRVSMAGSDRFSFEWFEKPPGHSSPMHDHENEQVCLCLEGELTVVSEDDEVTLQKNDSVLLESNEPHRVENTGDERAVGLDVFAPGRSFDFWTDREE; encoded by the coding sequence ATGAAGCCGGTCGCGTTCGACGAGGCGGAGACGTACGAGCCCGACGAGGGGTGGCGGCGCGTGTCGATGGCGGGCAGCGACCGCTTCTCCTTCGAGTGGTTCGAGAAGCCGCCGGGGCACAGCTCCCCGATGCACGACCACGAGAACGAGCAGGTGTGCCTCTGTCTGGAGGGCGAGCTGACCGTCGTCTCCGAGGACGACGAGGTCACGCTACAGAAGAACGACTCCGTCCTCTTGGAGTCGAACGAGCCCCACAGGGTCGAGAACACCGGCGACGAGCGCGCGGTCGGCCTCGACGTGTTCGCGCCCGGGCGCTCGTTCGACTTCTGGACGGACCGGGAGGAGTGA
- a CDS encoding fumarylacetoacetate hydrolase family protein → MKYLARTATGEPLLGGEDGYVPLDAVEPDLKTVGDALPRAAAGDLGDVADATADPVPAADVSFGAPLESFGKLWGIGLNYEEHAGDLDEQRPEEPASFMKPRSVLTGPGGPIRLPPESQSERVTAEAELAVVMGRTCRNVDEGEVDDVIAGFLPVIDMTAEDVLQRNPRFLTRAKSYDTFLVPGAALAVPEGPVDLDELSVRTEVNGDVRAENEIRNMLFPPAEIVSFHSDVMTLEPGDLFSTGTPGAAPIDPGDEVRAVVESIGSVTAPVTR, encoded by the coding sequence ATGAAGTATCTTGCGCGCACGGCGACCGGCGAGCCCCTCCTCGGCGGCGAGGACGGGTACGTCCCCCTTGACGCCGTCGAGCCGGACCTGAAGACGGTCGGCGACGCGCTCCCGCGGGCTGCCGCGGGCGACCTCGGTGACGTGGCCGACGCGACCGCGGACCCCGTCCCGGCGGCGGACGTGTCCTTCGGCGCGCCCCTGGAGTCGTTCGGGAAGCTGTGGGGGATCGGCCTGAATTACGAGGAACACGCCGGCGACCTCGACGAGCAGCGCCCCGAGGAGCCGGCGAGCTTCATGAAGCCGCGGTCGGTCCTGACCGGCCCCGGCGGGCCGATCCGCCTGCCGCCGGAGTCGCAGAGCGAACGGGTGACCGCCGAGGCCGAGCTGGCGGTCGTGATGGGCCGAACCTGTCGGAACGTCGACGAGGGCGAGGTCGACGACGTGATCGCGGGCTTTCTCCCCGTGATCGACATGACCGCCGAGGACGTGCTCCAGCGGAACCCGCGCTTCCTCACGCGGGCGAAGAGCTACGACACGTTCCTCGTCCCCGGCGCCGCGCTCGCGGTACCGGAAGGGCCGGTCGACCTCGACGAGCTCTCGGTGCGGACCGAGGTCAACGGGGACGTGCGAGCCGAAAACGAGATCCGGAACATGCTGTTCCCGCCGGCGGAGATCGTCTCGTTCCACTCCGACGTGATGACGCTGGAGCCGGGCGACCTCTTCAGCACCGGCACGCCCGGCGCGGCGCCCATCGACCCCGGCGACGAGGTGCGGGCGGTCGTCGAGTCGATCGGGTCCGTCACTGCGCCGGTGACGCGGTAG
- a CDS encoding universal stress protein produces the protein MYRVLVPVGGETEHAPAAADAVASLPNAADEVEAVLLNVYEGFEVSGEGGRVDSEDVWNEENYPEAVAAVEDRLAAAGVETSKRREHGDPAETILEVAEELDVDNITMSGRRRSPTGKMLFGSTTQSVLLGADRPVTVILEE, from the coding sequence ATGTACCGGGTACTGGTGCCGGTCGGCGGAGAGACCGAACACGCGCCGGCCGCCGCGGACGCGGTCGCGTCGCTTCCGAACGCCGCCGACGAGGTCGAGGCGGTGCTGCTCAACGTCTACGAGGGGTTCGAGGTCAGCGGCGAGGGGGGCCGCGTCGACTCCGAGGACGTGTGGAACGAGGAGAACTACCCCGAGGCCGTCGCCGCCGTCGAGGACCGGCTGGCGGCGGCCGGGGTCGAAACGTCGAAGCGGCGCGAACACGGCGACCCCGCGGAGACGATCCTCGAAGTCGCCGAGGAGCTCGACGTCGATAACATCACGATGAGCGGGCGGCGCCGGAGCCCGACCGGCAAGATGCTGTTCGGGAGCACGACGCAGTCGGTGCTGCTCGGAGCGGACCGACCGGTGACGGTCATCCTCGAGGAGTAG
- a CDS encoding TAXI family TRAP transporter solute-binding subunit: MSENSIDRRKFLYGTGAVGVTGLAGCSGNGGDGGDGSDGSDGSDGSDGSDGSDGGSQDLTLRVGTSAGGTQDVGLAVERAVSQESDSLSYSTIESPGYIGTIRRMANNQFNAGITDNNSLSKALDETGAFSEQPVERIPQYGFYAFPYAIYIIARDGTGIETFDDLAGANVYPAEPGYSTRATTLDVWSQEPTADIYDQMNIQNMGVDSAPGAFEEGTIDASIAYGTPGVRYTGFVQEIASRTDIHYVEPTDALRESAESYPGAGFGTTSYDDWPIADTDIGTDEVFHWNLEVNYTFNPEANPDAVYELCRVVDEHNDTVNEGEEQFNDFESTADMLGSARENIPVHRGAVQYYRDNDAWDDSLTEGDSA; this comes from the coding sequence ATGTCCGAGAACTCAATCGATCGGCGGAAGTTCCTGTACGGTACCGGCGCGGTAGGTGTCACCGGACTGGCCGGCTGTAGCGGCAACGGCGGTGACGGAGGAGACGGCTCCGACGGCTCCGACGGTTCGGACGGATCTGACGGCTCCGACGGCTCCGACGGCGGCAGCCAGGACCTCACGCTGCGCGTCGGCACGTCCGCCGGCGGGACGCAGGACGTCGGCCTCGCCGTCGAGCGCGCGGTGAGCCAAGAGAGCGACTCCCTGAGCTACTCGACCATCGAGAGCCCGGGATACATCGGGACGATCCGGCGGATGGCGAACAACCAGTTCAACGCCGGGATCACCGACAACAACTCGCTGTCGAAGGCGCTTGACGAGACCGGCGCGTTCTCCGAACAGCCCGTCGAGCGCATCCCGCAGTACGGGTTCTACGCGTTCCCGTACGCCATCTACATCATCGCTCGCGACGGCACGGGGATCGAGACCTTCGACGACCTCGCCGGCGCGAACGTCTATCCCGCCGAGCCGGGGTACTCGACGCGCGCGACGACGCTCGACGTCTGGTCGCAGGAGCCGACGGCCGACATCTATGACCAGATGAACATCCAGAACATGGGCGTCGACTCCGCGCCCGGCGCGTTCGAGGAGGGGACGATCGACGCCAGTATCGCGTACGGGACGCCCGGCGTGCGGTACACCGGATTCGTCCAGGAGATCGCCTCCCGTACCGACATCCACTACGTCGAGCCGACGGACGCGCTCCGCGAGTCCGCAGAGTCGTACCCCGGCGCCGGGTTCGGCACCACGAGCTACGACGACTGGCCCATCGCGGACACCGACATCGGCACGGACGAGGTGTTCCACTGGAACCTCGAGGTCAACTACACGTTCAACCCCGAGGCGAACCCGGACGCCGTCTACGAGCTGTGCCGCGTCGTCGACGAACACAACGACACGGTTAACGAGGGCGAAGAGCAGTTCAACGACTTCGAGTCCACCGCGGACATGCTCGGGTCGGCCCGCGAGAACATCCCGGTCCACCGCGGCGCCGTGCAGTACTACCGGGACAACGACGCGTGGGACGACAGCCTGACCGAAGGCGACAGCGCCTGA
- a CDS encoding TRAP transporter permease, whose amino-acid sequence MSTDTASTESESGLLRGLNVTVTAAALLFWAGVLYWAQTQAISQVRFATAFVGGILTVYALNETRLAIADGDWIDGAVLIPASLALMTASAFFAVNFQDVYLQRQGYALEHEYMLARLVVLSLMYLTWREFGNVFLGLVFAVFGYAMYGNLVPGVLGHAGMNQATLLQATVTDLYGFYGSLTQITASWIAPFLLYAGLLFAYGAFDLILRVAIVAAKYIESGIAQTAVLSSAVIGSINGSYTANAAMTGSFTIPTMQEAGMKGHRAAGIEAVASTSGQVLPPVMGASAFVMASYLGVPYLDIVVAGLVPAAILVVSISIAVHYLAISDSSSQDMEFSEFFDERLSTEKKVFEAIRFGVPFGILIYLLGIAQYTVMTSALYTVVAMMITGTFMPPLQRLVDSSGTSPVGELVTQVKNTVHGIRRGAIILAPIAIILVVISGVVNLFSTTGIPAKIALLLINISGGVLLFAVLLGMGVAILMGVGMPTVAAYVIVAILIVPTFVSDFNVPAITAHYTMFYAAILAGITPPVATAAVIAAGIAEANFWRTCGAAIRIAAPLFVLPVAFVYNPGLISMDVGAYTLYVGLLVLLGAVAIIYGLNYPFKMRPGRKIGARALLATLGVLIMVYPSNVAKIAGIAVFAAVFVAEKVMIRGLTLPFGRGASQ is encoded by the coding sequence ATGAGTACGGACACGGCTTCGACGGAATCCGAGTCCGGGCTCCTTCGAGGGCTCAACGTCACGGTCACGGCGGCTGCGCTGCTGTTCTGGGCCGGCGTCCTCTACTGGGCGCAGACGCAGGCGATCTCGCAGGTGCGGTTCGCCACCGCATTCGTCGGCGGCATCCTGACCGTGTACGCGCTCAACGAGACCCGGCTCGCCATCGCGGACGGCGACTGGATCGACGGCGCCGTGCTGATCCCCGCGTCGCTGGCGCTGATGACCGCGTCGGCGTTCTTCGCGGTTAACTTCCAAGACGTGTACCTCCAGCGGCAGGGGTACGCGCTCGAACACGAGTACATGCTCGCGCGGCTCGTCGTCCTCTCGCTGATGTACCTCACGTGGCGCGAGTTCGGGAACGTGTTCCTCGGGCTCGTCTTCGCCGTGTTCGGGTACGCGATGTACGGGAATCTCGTCCCCGGCGTGCTGGGTCACGCGGGGATGAACCAGGCGACGCTGCTTCAGGCGACGGTCACAGACCTGTACGGGTTCTACGGGAGCCTGACGCAGATCACCGCCTCGTGGATCGCGCCGTTCCTACTGTACGCCGGACTGCTGTTCGCGTACGGCGCGTTCGACCTCATCCTGCGGGTCGCGATCGTGGCCGCGAAGTACATCGAGTCGGGGATCGCGCAGACCGCGGTGCTCTCCTCGGCGGTCATCGGCTCGATCAACGGCTCGTACACCGCCAACGCGGCGATGACGGGCTCGTTCACCATCCCGACGATGCAGGAGGCCGGGATGAAGGGGCACCGCGCGGCCGGCATCGAGGCGGTCGCCTCCACCTCCGGGCAGGTCCTCCCGCCGGTGATGGGGGCGTCCGCGTTCGTGATGGCGTCGTACCTCGGGGTGCCGTACCTCGACATCGTCGTCGCCGGCCTCGTCCCGGCCGCTATCTTGGTCGTCTCCATCTCCATCGCGGTCCACTACCTCGCCATCTCGGACTCCAGCAGTCAGGACATGGAGTTCTCCGAGTTCTTCGACGAGCGGCTGTCGACGGAGAAGAAGGTGTTCGAGGCGATCCGCTTCGGCGTTCCGTTCGGGATCCTCATCTACCTGCTCGGGATTGCCCAGTACACCGTGATGACGTCCGCGCTGTACACGGTGGTCGCGATGATGATCACGGGGACGTTCATGCCGCCGCTCCAGCGGCTGGTCGACAGCTCGGGCACCAGTCCGGTCGGCGAACTCGTCACGCAGGTAAAAAACACCGTTCACGGGATCCGCCGCGGCGCGATCATCCTGGCGCCGATCGCGATCATCCTCGTCGTCATCAGCGGCGTCGTGAACCTCTTCAGCACGACGGGGATCCCGGCGAAGATCGCGCTGCTGCTCATCAACATCTCGGGCGGCGTGCTGCTGTTCGCGGTGCTGCTCGGGATGGGGGTCGCGATCCTGATGGGGGTCGGCATGCCGACGGTGGCCGCCTACGTCATCGTGGCCATCCTCATCGTCCCGACCTTCGTCTCCGACTTCAACGTCCCGGCGATCACCGCCCACTACACGATGTTCTACGCGGCCATCCTCGCGGGAATCACGCCGCCGGTGGCGACCGCGGCGGTGATCGCGGCCGGGATCGCGGAGGCGAACTTCTGGCGGACCTGCGGGGCGGCGATCCGGATCGCCGCGCCGCTTTTCGTCCTCCCGGTCGCGTTCGTCTACAACCCCGGCCTGATCTCGATGGACGTCGGCGCGTACACGCTGTACGTCGGGCTGCTCGTCCTGCTGGGCGCCGTGGCGATCATCTACGGGCTGAACTACCCGTTCAAGATGCGTCCCGGTCGGAAGATCGGCGCGCGCGCGCTGCTCGCGACGCTCGGCGTGCTGATCATGGTGTACCCGTCGAACGTCGCGAAGATAGCCGGCATCGCGGTCTTCGCCGCCGTGTTCGTCGCGGAGAAGGTGATGATCCGCGGTCTCACGCTGCCGTTCGGCAGGGGGGCGAGCCAATGA
- a CDS encoding CheF family chemotaxis protein has translation MEESVVADFVGRVHAASFGTDEPVTGRVLLSQRRLVVATDDGKETVPLSRVFDVVVGSVPGDLRSFFNDSVTVAYEQDGSRRAALVEGEPEDMDKFVRLLFKSLLRNVTVTVRHPAKVGGRVTDASDHRASVSVSPGEIRFENCPEPFTVDLSAVIDYERTDRTLGGKKRPALVFRHVADGQTVTSIATVPNERALNILGRYIKIEYDEAMEELDSFDPTEEQLEILVSIYSAGGEANIADVVTGDVTQTSMILDTLREAGLVADGESGAALTRKGQMIVSSYLESVNA, from the coding sequence ATGGAGGAGTCCGTCGTCGCCGACTTCGTCGGCCGCGTCCACGCGGCGAGTTTCGGAACCGACGAGCCGGTGACGGGCCGCGTCCTGCTGAGCCAGCGGCGGTTAGTGGTCGCGACGGACGACGGAAAGGAGACGGTCCCGCTCTCGCGGGTGTTCGACGTCGTCGTCGGGAGCGTGCCGGGCGACCTGCGCTCGTTTTTCAACGACAGCGTCACCGTCGCGTACGAGCAAGACGGGTCGCGCCGCGCCGCGCTCGTGGAGGGCGAGCCCGAGGACATGGACAAGTTCGTCAGGCTGCTGTTCAAGTCCCTGCTGCGGAACGTCACCGTCACGGTTCGGCACCCGGCGAAGGTCGGCGGGCGCGTCACAGACGCGAGCGACCACCGCGCCTCGGTGTCGGTGTCGCCGGGCGAGATCCGGTTCGAGAACTGCCCGGAGCCGTTCACCGTCGACCTCTCCGCGGTGATCGACTACGAGCGCACGGACCGCACCCTCGGCGGGAAGAAACGGCCCGCGCTCGTGTTCCGGCACGTCGCCGACGGCCAGACGGTCACGTCGATCGCGACCGTGCCGAACGAGCGCGCCCTCAACATCCTCGGCCGGTACATCAAGATCGAGTACGACGAGGCGATGGAGGAGCTCGACTCGTTCGACCCGACCGAAGAGCAGCTGGAGATCCTCGTGTCGATCTACTCCGCGGGGGGCGAGGCGAACATCGCCGACGTGGTCACCGGCGACGTCACCCAGACGTCGATGATCCTCGACACGCTCCGGGAGGCCGGCCTCGTCGCCGACGGCGAGAGCGGGGCCGCGCTCACCCGCAAGGGACAGATGATCGTGAGCTCCTACCTCGAATCGGTGAATGCCTGA
- the fer gene encoding ferredoxin Fer produces MPTVEYLNYEVLDDHGWSMDDDNLFEEAADADLDAEDYGTLEVNQGEYILESAEAQGYDWPFSCRAGACANCASIVKEGDIEMDMQQILSDEEVEEKNVRLTCIGSPATDEVKIVYNAKHLDYLQNRVI; encoded by the coding sequence ATGCCCACAGTAGAATACCTCAACTACGAAGTGCTCGACGACCACGGCTGGTCGATGGACGACGACAACCTCTTCGAGGAGGCCGCCGACGCCGACCTCGACGCCGAGGACTACGGCACCCTCGAAGTGAACCAGGGCGAATACATCCTCGAATCGGCCGAGGCGCAGGGCTACGACTGGCCCTTCTCGTGCCGCGCCGGCGCCTGCGCGAACTGCGCGTCCATCGTCAAGGAGGGCGACATCGAGATGGACATGCAGCAGATCCTCTCCGACGAGGAGGTCGAGGAGAAGAACGTCCGCCTCACCTGTATCGGCAGCCCGGCCACCGACGAGGTCAAGATCGTCTACAACGCGAAACACCTCGACTACCTGCAGAACCGCGTCATCTGA
- a CDS encoding Htur_1727 family rSAM-partnered candidate RiPP, whose translation MVEKTDRSEDANGPRSADGRRFEVFVREEESDPLRHVGTVAASTSDVAHEEASKLFAWYARDVWVCPAAEVSRYSAESLVGDEDEGTEDSAESDDADEPRVYEETEGTPTVSCGGAPVDSDGGGDEAAEPSAEGSR comes from the coding sequence ATGGTCGAGAAGACGGACCGAAGCGAGGACGCGAACGGCCCCCGGTCGGCCGACGGTCGCCGGTTCGAGGTGTTCGTCCGCGAGGAGGAGTCGGACCCGCTCCGCCACGTCGGCACCGTCGCCGCGTCGACGTCCGACGTTGCGCACGAGGAGGCGAGCAAGCTGTTCGCGTGGTACGCCCGCGACGTGTGGGTGTGTCCGGCCGCGGAGGTGTCCCGCTACTCCGCGGAGTCGCTGGTTGGCGACGAGGACGAAGGGACGGAAGATTCAGCGGAGTCCGACGACGCCGACGAGCCGCGCGTCTACGAGGAGACTGAGGGGACGCCGACCGTCTCCTGCGGCGGGGCGCCGGTCGACAGCGACGGGGGCGGTGACGAGGCCGCGGAGCCGTCCGCGGAGGGGTCGCGATGA
- a CDS encoding TIGR04347 family pseudo-SAM/SPASM protein codes for MISVSKLLCGLDAESDGLRYDAADGSKEPQITEEKQRRPVVVWNTTKRCNLYCEHCYAGADAEGAPNELSTAEGKALIDDLAEFGVPVLLFSGGEPLVREDLPELIEYADDSGIRPVLSTNGTLLTRERARELKEAGLKYAGVSVDGLPERNDRIRGEEGAFDAAVRGIEACLDVGLKTGLRYTITEHNVDDLAGVVDLLVDVGVDRFCFYHLDYGGRGADISDVDLSPEATRKAVRDLCDLTREYHERGEEIETLLVGNYADAGHLVEYADREMGTDRARLIYQYLRRNGGDPTGERVADVDPVGNVHLTQFWQGYSPGNVRDRSFGAIWTDESNPLLAGLREREERLTGRCADCAYQSICRGGSRLRALSAHGDPFAPDPKCYLTDAERAGEEALARIDGAGRSAPADD; via the coding sequence ATGATCTCCGTCAGCAAGCTGCTGTGCGGGCTCGACGCCGAGAGCGACGGGCTCCGCTACGACGCTGCCGACGGCTCGAAGGAGCCGCAGATCACGGAGGAGAAACAGCGACGTCCCGTCGTCGTCTGGAACACCACGAAGCGGTGCAACCTCTACTGCGAACACTGCTACGCGGGCGCCGACGCCGAGGGCGCCCCGAACGAGCTGTCGACCGCCGAGGGGAAGGCGCTCATCGACGACCTCGCCGAGTTCGGCGTCCCGGTCCTCCTCTTTTCCGGCGGCGAACCCCTTGTCCGCGAGGACCTCCCCGAGCTGATCGAATACGCCGACGACAGCGGGATCCGCCCGGTTCTCTCGACGAACGGCACGCTCCTCACCCGCGAGCGCGCCCGCGAACTGAAGGAGGCGGGGCTGAAGTACGCCGGCGTCTCGGTCGACGGGCTCCCCGAGCGAAACGACCGGATCCGGGGCGAGGAGGGCGCCTTCGACGCCGCGGTCCGGGGGATCGAGGCCTGCCTCGACGTCGGGCTCAAGACGGGGCTCAGATACACGATCACCGAACACAACGTCGACGACCTGGCGGGGGTCGTCGACCTGCTCGTCGACGTCGGCGTCGACCGCTTCTGCTTCTACCACCTCGACTACGGCGGCCGGGGCGCCGACATCTCTGACGTCGACCTCTCGCCCGAGGCGACCCGGAAGGCAGTCAGGGACCTCTGTGACCTCACCCGCGAGTACCACGAGCGCGGCGAGGAGATCGAGACGCTGCTCGTCGGCAACTACGCGGACGCGGGCCACCTCGTGGAGTACGCCGACCGGGAGATGGGGACCGACCGCGCGCGGCTCATTTATCAGTATCTCCGGCGCAACGGCGGCGACCCGACCGGCGAGCGCGTCGCCGACGTCGACCCCGTCGGCAACGTCCACCTCACGCAGTTCTGGCAGGGGTACTCCCCCGGCAACGTCCGCGACCGCTCGTTTGGCGCCATCTGGACCGACGAGTCGAACCCGCTCCTCGCCGGGCTCCGCGAGCGGGAGGAGCGGCTCACCGGGCGCTGCGCCGACTGCGCGTATCAGTCGATCTGCCGCGGCGGCTCGCGGCTCCGCGCGCTCTCGGCGCACGGCGATCCGTTCGCGCCCGACCCGAAGTGCTACCTCACCGACGCCGAGCGCGCCGGCGAGGAGGCGCTCGCGCGGATCGACGGCGCCGGCCGGTCAGCGCCCGCCGACGACTGA
- a CDS encoding helix-turn-helix domain-containing protein yields the protein MSDAAGTDGDRRLRVDLDVDPTGDRACPIVSEADEAAAVAVNAVGDECVVDVTTPDGEVRRGTGEVDADCLCHAFGRLGYVPHFRRVEDGTILVTAYVDDRADVRRLVEELRGVVDRVRLVRLAVVEGPDATEQVTFDLSALTPKQRRGLELAVVRGYFDDDRDVRLSELADELGISKSALSQRLRTAQAKLVTDVFDGAEG from the coding sequence ATGTCTGACGCCGCCGGCACCGACGGCGACCGTCGCCTGCGGGTCGACCTCGACGTCGATCCGACCGGCGACCGCGCTTGTCCGATCGTCTCTGAGGCCGACGAGGCCGCCGCGGTCGCGGTCAACGCGGTCGGCGACGAGTGCGTCGTCGACGTGACGACGCCGGACGGCGAGGTGCGCCGCGGGACCGGCGAGGTCGACGCAGACTGCCTCTGTCACGCGTTCGGCCGGCTCGGCTACGTCCCGCACTTCCGGCGCGTCGAGGACGGGACGATACTCGTCACCGCGTACGTCGACGACCGGGCCGACGTCCGCCGGCTCGTCGAGGAGCTCCGCGGGGTCGTCGACCGGGTGCGTCTCGTCCGGCTCGCGGTCGTCGAGGGGCCGGACGCGACCGAGCAGGTCACGTTCGACCTCTCCGCGCTGACGCCGAAGCAGCGCCGCGGGCTCGAGCTCGCGGTCGTCCGCGGCTACTTCGACGACGACCGCGACGTCCGCCTGAGCGAACTGGCCGACGAGCTCGGAATCAGCAAGTCCGCGCTCTCCCAGCGGCTCCGCACCGCACAGGCGAAGCTGGTGACGGACGTCTTCGACGGCGCGGAAGGGTGA